From Prochlorococcus marinus XMU1419, a single genomic window includes:
- a CDS encoding PD-(D/E)XK nuclease family protein yields the protein MIDLKRNSKKEPVKATGLRTRASSSYSPNQKEDFKISRGRFSNFLTCKRCFYLDRVKGLDPPGTPGWTLNETTDLLLKKEFDYCRERQIPHRLFIDNDLSHLVPFDHPEIDDWRNSLHKGLMLRHKDTNIILTGGVDDIWQHKITKELIVVDYKSQAKLGRVDKQDYLDDPYHEGYKIQMDFYAYLLKGMGFDVHKTSYFLVCNAKRDDEEFNKRMNFDEYLVPYNWNIDWIEKEIDSMVSLMNNDQIPEPNLSCKNCAYSEQYAKLVCNPVKDDSDEIQGNLF from the coding sequence ATGATAGATCTGAAAAGAAATAGTAAAAAAGAACCTGTAAAAGCAACTGGATTAAGGACAAGAGCATCTTCATCTTATTCTCCTAATCAGAAAGAAGATTTCAAAATAAGTAGAGGAAGGTTTTCAAATTTTTTAACCTGCAAGAGATGTTTTTACTTGGACCGAGTAAAAGGACTTGACCCGCCAGGAACACCTGGATGGACTTTAAATGAAACTACTGATTTGCTCTTAAAAAAAGAATTTGATTATTGCCGAGAAAGACAAATCCCACATAGATTATTTATCGACAATGATTTAAGTCATCTAGTTCCTTTTGATCATCCTGAGATAGATGATTGGCGTAATTCTCTTCACAAAGGATTGATGCTTCGCCATAAGGATACAAATATCATCTTGACAGGAGGGGTTGATGATATCTGGCAGCATAAGATTACTAAGGAATTAATAGTTGTTGATTACAAGTCACAGGCAAAACTTGGGAGAGTAGATAAACAAGATTATCTTGATGATCCTTATCATGAAGGCTATAAAATCCAGATGGATTTCTATGCCTATCTTCTTAAGGGGATGGGATTTGATGTTCATAAAACATCCTATTTTTTAGTTTGCAATGCAAAAAGAGATGATGAAGAATTTAATAAAAGAATGAATTTTGACGAATATTTAGTCCCTTATAATTGGAATATTGATTGGATTGAGAAAGAAATAGATTCAATGGTTTCTTTGATGAATAATGACCAGATTCCGGAACCAAATCTATCCTGTAAAAATTGTGCTTATTCCGAGCAATATGCCAAGTTAGTTTGTAATCCTGTGAAAGATGATAGTGATGAGATTCAGGGGAATCTGTTTTAG
- a CDS encoding DUF3764 family protein: MSIETTVLDFKLSNTFEEYEAHMNAPEQQAMFKEMGVKTFYIGKSLEDPKRATVMFQGPVNTCYDIFVNPETKPIVEASGHIYEGTIINRWISE; encoded by the coding sequence ATGTCAATTGAAACAACTGTTTTGGATTTCAAATTAAGCAATACTTTTGAGGAATATGAGGCTCATATGAATGCTCCTGAACAACAGGCGATGTTTAAAGAGATGGGAGTAAAAACTTTTTATATTGGCAAATCATTGGAAGACCCCAAAAGAGCGACAGTTATGTTTCAAGGCCCAGTAAATACTTGTTACGACATCTTTGTTAATCCAGAAACTAAACCAATAGTTGAAGCATCGGGTCATATTTATGAAGGGACAATAATTAACCGCTGGATTTCTGAATAA
- a CDS encoding ribose ABC transporter ATP-binding protein: MKRLILTAISFLFPFYAQAGFPEGENGYDLKKIEESFRLPCDEIGNDDCIARALGVGACTWVFGINKDKEPAEALKIADNVLIALLKGNNLDLKSMLEKDGLIKNNIKKEATYRINFCSEETKKAIPKLVKKLPEGVVLDEERIEDLTSVFPLQYLSMFEQFSKTKK; this comes from the coding sequence TTGAAACGACTAATTCTTACTGCAATATCATTTTTATTTCCTTTCTACGCTCAAGCTGGCTTTCCAGAAGGTGAGAATGGTTATGATCTGAAAAAAATTGAAGAGTCTTTTAGATTACCCTGTGATGAAATTGGAAATGATGATTGTATTGCAAGAGCATTGGGTGTCGGTGCCTGTACCTGGGTATTTGGAATAAACAAAGATAAAGAGCCTGCGGAGGCTTTAAAAATTGCAGATAATGTTTTAATTGCTCTTCTGAAAGGAAATAATCTTGATTTAAAATCAATGCTTGAAAAAGATGGATTGATTAAAAATAATATTAAAAAAGAAGCCACTTACAGAATTAACTTCTGCAGTGAAGAGACAAAAAAAGCTATCCCAAAGTTAGTAAAGAAATTGCCTGAGGGTGTTGTATTAGATGAAGAGAGAATAGAGGATTTAACCAGTGTATTTCCTCTTCAATATTTAAGTATGTTTGAGCAATTTAGCAAAACTAAAAAGTGA
- a CDS encoding SIMPL domain-containing protein has protein sequence MKIIKRLRSLPGDSLGVIRRTPPLVFAMAVLSLGGFIGASTVLVRGFRTVENTITVTGASTESFESDIAKWSVQVKTSGKTQIDSFTKHKQSINKTMEFLKANGIEDSVKQDVYLGPASISEYKTKHPKTNEIIRTEWITYQNIEIESRDVYNIQKTHSQITELLGKGVRVKPSRPEFTYSKLADKRVDMLAKAAKDARIRAEAIALQAGSEVGGLKRVNTGVFQITVPNSTKVSSWGSYDTTTIKKDITAVMGVTFAVK, from the coding sequence ATGAAAATTATTAAGAGACTCAGGTCGCTGCCGGGCGATTCTCTGGGTGTTATACGCCGCACCCCGCCACTTGTTTTCGCAATGGCTGTCTTATCTCTCGGAGGATTTATAGGTGCCTCCACGGTCCTTGTGAGAGGGTTCAGAACGGTTGAAAATACTATCACTGTTACGGGTGCAAGTACAGAGAGTTTTGAGAGTGATATTGCAAAATGGTCAGTCCAAGTAAAGACCTCAGGTAAAACTCAGATTGACTCATTCACCAAGCATAAGCAGTCCATTAATAAGACAATGGAATTCCTTAAAGCCAATGGAATTGAAGACAGTGTAAAGCAGGATGTTTATCTTGGACCTGCGAGTATAAGTGAATATAAAACAAAGCATCCTAAGACTAATGAAATCATTAGAACTGAATGGATTACTTATCAGAATATTGAGATTGAAAGTAGGGATGTTTATAACATCCAGAAGACTCATAGTCAGATTACAGAATTACTTGGGAAAGGGGTAAGGGTGAAACCAAGCCGTCCTGAATTCACTTATTCAAAGCTGGCTGATAAGCGCGTTGACATGCTTGCTAAGGCAGCAAAGGATGCACGAATCAGAGCTGAGGCTATTGCGCTTCAGGCAGGATCTGAAGTGGGTGGTTTGAAGAGAGTTAATACTGGAGTTTTTCAGATAACTGTTCCGAATTCCACCAAGGTAAGCAGTTGGGGTTCTTATGACACCACCACCATCAAGAAAGATATTACTGCCGTTATGGGAGTGACTTTCGCGGTTAAGTGA